One segment of Arvicanthis niloticus isolate mArvNil1 chromosome 5, mArvNil1.pat.X, whole genome shotgun sequence DNA contains the following:
- the Tusc1 gene encoding tumor suppressor candidate gene 1 protein, which yields MWRMRGCATRRGSCGGEGGGSRGESGRLGRAREGGGGGVGWRGRAGGARRQLEERFADLAASHLEALRARDERDRQNARLREENARLRLENRRLKRENRSLFRQALRLPGDSGEREASVETLGPDEPAINRRARSEGRPEGPGSPRALRARLEKLEVMYRRALLQLHLEQQGARPPGAIEEPSLQETATGLPAGDPDVPGPWL from the coding sequence ATGTGGCGCATGCGTGGTTGCGCCACTCGGCGCGGGAGCTGCGGCGGGGAAGGCGGCGGGAGTCGCGGAGAGTCGGGCCGTCTGGGCCGGGCCCGTGAGGGCGGCGGTGGCGGTGTGGGTTGGCGAGGCCGCGCGGGCGGGGCCCGGCGACAGCTGGAAGAGCGCTTCGCCGACCTGGCGGCCAGCCACTTGGAGGCCCTGCGCGCGCGGGACGAGCGGGACCGGCAGAACGCGCGACTGCGCGAGGAGAACGCCCGCCTGAGGTTGGAGAACCGGCGGCTGAAGCGCGAGAACCGCAGCCTCTTCCGCCAGGCTCTGCGGCTGCCGGGTGACAGCGGCGAGCGGGAGGCCTCAGTCGAGACCCTCGGCCCGGACGAGCCCGCCATCAACCGCAGGGCGAGAAGCGAAGGGCGTCCGGAAGGGCCGGGAAGCCCCAGGGCGCTGCGGGCCCGCCTAGAAAAGCTGGAGGTCATGTACCGCCGAGCGCTCCTGCAGTTGCACCTAGAGCAGCAGGGCGCGCGCCCGCCGGGAGCCATCGAGGAGCCTTCGCTCCAAGAAACTGCCACCGGCCTGCCCGCCGGTGACCCGGACGTTCCGGGACCCTGGCTGTAG